Proteins found in one Geomonas subterranea genomic segment:
- a CDS encoding EamA family transporter, translated as MTTDQNRHLLRTSLVTAIAPCIWGSTYIVTTQLLPPNHPLTAALLRVLPIGLIMIALQRRAPWGEWWGRLVFLGLLNIGVFQALLFIAAYRLPGGVAATVIATQPLAVIVLARPLLGSTPTRLAWIAAGTGVVGVALLVLTPAARLDAIGLAAAFAGAGCMALGTVLTKRWAATPLPIAAFTGWQLVFGGLFLLPFALFFEEPITGLTVKNVIGYAYLGIFGTGITYMIFFWGIRRLQPSAVSLLGLLSPVMATALGFLVLGQSLTPLQIVGGVLVLWSIWAGQRPAPGRR; from the coding sequence ATGACCACAGACCAGAACCGGCACCTGCTGCGCACCTCCCTCGTCACGGCGATCGCCCCCTGCATCTGGGGAAGCACCTACATCGTGACCACCCAGTTGCTCCCCCCAAACCACCCGCTCACTGCGGCGTTGCTGCGCGTGCTCCCGATCGGTCTGATCATGATCGCCCTGCAGCGGCGCGCGCCGTGGGGGGAGTGGTGGGGGCGGCTGGTGTTTCTGGGGCTCTTGAACATCGGGGTGTTCCAGGCGCTGCTCTTCATCGCCGCCTACCGGCTTCCCGGCGGCGTGGCGGCCACCGTGATCGCGACCCAGCCGTTGGCGGTCATCGTGCTCGCCAGACCGCTCCTGGGAAGCACCCCTACGCGGCTGGCCTGGATCGCTGCCGGCACCGGCGTGGTCGGCGTGGCCCTGCTGGTGCTCACCCCGGCCGCCCGGCTCGACGCCATCGGCCTCGCGGCGGCGTTTGCCGGGGCGGGGTGCATGGCCCTGGGCACGGTTCTCACCAAGCGGTGGGCGGCGACGCCCCTCCCCATAGCGGCCTTTACCGGCTGGCAGCTGGTCTTCGGCGGCCTGTTTCTGCTCCCCTTCGCGCTGTTCTTCGAGGAGCCCATCACCGGTCTCACCGTCAAAAACGTGATCGGCTACGCCTACCTGGGCATCTTCGGCACCGGCATCACCTACATGATTTTTTTCTGGGGGATCCGGCGGCTGCAGCCGTCCGCCGTCTCGCTGCTGGGGTTGTTGAGCCCGGTGATGGCCACGGCCCTGGGTTTCCTGGTGCTGGGGCAGAGCCTCACGCCCCTGCAGATCGTTGGTGGGGTGCTGGTTTTGTGGAGTATCTGGGCGGGACAGCGGCCGGCGCCGGGGAGGCGCTAG
- a CDS encoding carbohydrate kinase family protein yields the protein MKYDVVGLGVCTMDLLMVVDELPGGELVQRAHASALAGGGPVATALVALARLGARAAMLDLVGGDLIGRMILTELGAEGVDTAGMVIDAGSTSSQASVLVRKGDGARAIAFAPGSSGELSPRMMNETMIRSARILHLNGRHWQACLAAARVARDAGVLVSFDGGSHRFRPEHRELLPLVDICIVAQEYAASCTGNSSPEVAAEALLGYGPQLVAVTSGTLGSFILSYGGEAFHQPAYEMEGVVDTTGAGDAYHGGFLFAVARGLSLEDSARYASAAGALNTRALGGRAALPTLAELESFIAARG from the coding sequence ATGAAGTACGACGTGGTCGGGCTGGGCGTCTGCACGATGGATCTGCTCATGGTGGTGGATGAACTGCCGGGAGGGGAACTGGTGCAGCGGGCTCATGCCTCGGCACTGGCGGGGGGAGGGCCGGTGGCAACCGCGCTGGTCGCCCTGGCGCGCTTGGGGGCGCGCGCCGCGATGCTCGACCTGGTCGGCGGCGACCTCATCGGCCGGATGATCCTGACCGAGCTCGGCGCGGAAGGGGTGGACACGGCGGGCATGGTGATCGACGCCGGAAGCACATCTTCACAGGCGAGCGTACTGGTCCGGAAAGGTGACGGTGCCCGCGCCATCGCCTTTGCGCCGGGATCCTCCGGTGAACTTTCCCCTCGCATGATGAACGAGACGATGATCCGGTCTGCCAGGATCCTGCACCTGAACGGGCGGCACTGGCAGGCCTGCCTGGCGGCTGCCCGGGTTGCGCGTGATGCCGGGGTGCTGGTCTCCTTCGACGGGGGCTCGCACAGGTTCCGGCCGGAGCACCGCGAGCTGTTACCTCTGGTGGATATCTGCATCGTCGCGCAGGAGTACGCCGCGAGTTGCACCGGGAATTCCTCGCCGGAAGTGGCCGCCGAGGCGCTCCTTGGCTACGGCCCGCAACTGGTCGCGGTCACTTCCGGGACGCTGGGGAGTTTCATCCTTTCATACGGGGGCGAGGCGTTCCATCAGCCCGCATATGAGATGGAGGGGGTGGTTGATACCACCGGCGCCGGTGACGCCTACCATGGAGGTTTTCTCTTCGCCGTGGCCCGCGGACTCTCCCTCGAGGATTCGGCCCGCTACGCCTCCGCTGCGGGCGCCCTCAACACCCGCGCCCTCGGCGGCCGGGCCGCACTCCCCACCCTGGCGGAGCTGGAATCGTTCATCGCCGCCCGAGGCTAG
- a CDS encoding RrF2 family transcriptional regulator, producing MISKKTKYGLKALIYLARKYDQGPILIADLARDENIPKKFLENILLNLKNSGILQSRKGRGGGYYLGRPPQKVTFGQAIRIMEGPLAPVPCVSEMAYARCTECGNEATCGIRLVMKDVRDEMARILDGTSLADVLRKIDEAGARQEDVLDFCI from the coding sequence ATGATATCCAAGAAAACGAAATACGGCCTCAAGGCCTTGATTTACCTGGCGCGCAAGTACGACCAGGGGCCGATTCTGATCGCGGACCTGGCCCGGGACGAAAACATCCCCAAGAAGTTCCTGGAAAATATCCTGCTCAACCTTAAGAACAGCGGCATCCTGCAGAGCCGGAAGGGGAGGGGCGGGGGGTACTACCTGGGGCGGCCGCCGCAGAAGGTAACCTTCGGGCAGGCGATCAGGATCATGGAAGGCCCGCTGGCGCCGGTCCCCTGTGTTAGCGAAATGGCCTACGCCAGGTGCACCGAGTGCGGCAACGAGGCGACCTGCGGCATCAGGCTGGTCATGAAGGACGTACGTGACGAGATGGCGCGCATTCTGGACGGGACGTCGCTCGCCGATGTCCTGAGGAAGATCGACGAGGCCGGCGCGCGGCAGGAAGACGTGCTCGATTTCTGCATCTGA
- a CDS encoding DASS family sodium-coupled anion symporter, whose amino-acid sequence MESKHFLDKPLKIDNRPLWLIVLDRTARYQVMAAVALVIGFLIRLTPPDGLSVEGYRSLVLFGATVFFWISGLLPIAVTALLSMVMLPLLGIMDAKKTYSMFGNESVFFILGAFILAAALTATGISARIARAMLARFGRTPARLALTVFLLSAFLSFVMSEHAVAAMLFPVVTELATALRLEKGKSSFGRLLFMSMAWGCIIGGIATFLGGARAPLAAGLLREATGLHFSFIEWSTAACMIVLPLLVLGFAILLRFFPPDIDDVEVGLKFLNGKRLEMGKISYDEILTALVMIATVGCWMFLGEKTGLAAIAILGAAALFTFKVISWQMIEEYVNWGIILMYGGTIALASALEKTGAAVWVVKKGMGDHAHAPLAVIAVISLVAILVTECISHAAVVAILMPVGMGLCQTTGMDPKVMTLSIALPAGLAYCLPMGTPATAIAYASGYLKSRDIIVAGAVVMAISWLLFMGSVVFVWPVLGLKI is encoded by the coding sequence ATGGAATCAAAGCATTTCCTGGACAAACCGCTAAAGATCGACAACCGTCCCCTGTGGCTCATCGTGCTGGACCGCACCGCGCGTTACCAGGTGATGGCCGCCGTCGCCCTGGTGATCGGCTTCCTGATCCGCCTGACGCCCCCCGACGGGCTTTCCGTCGAAGGGTACCGCTCGCTGGTCCTTTTCGGGGCCACCGTTTTTTTCTGGATTTCGGGGCTTCTTCCCATCGCGGTCACCGCGCTCCTCTCCATGGTGATGCTGCCGCTTCTGGGCATCATGGATGCCAAGAAAACCTACTCGATGTTCGGCAACGAGTCGGTCTTCTTCATCCTGGGCGCCTTCATCCTCGCCGCCGCCCTCACCGCGACCGGCATCTCTGCCCGCATCGCACGCGCCATGCTGGCCAGGTTCGGCAGGACGCCGGCCCGGCTTGCCCTGACGGTCTTCCTGTTGTCCGCCTTTCTCTCCTTCGTGATGAGCGAACACGCCGTGGCGGCCATGCTGTTCCCGGTGGTGACCGAACTGGCGACCGCCTTGAGGCTGGAGAAGGGGAAGAGCAGTTTCGGCCGCCTGCTGTTCATGTCCATGGCATGGGGGTGCATCATCGGCGGCATCGCCACCTTCCTGGGGGGGGCGCGGGCGCCGCTTGCGGCGGGGCTGCTCAGGGAGGCGACCGGGCTTCACTTCTCCTTCATCGAGTGGTCCACCGCCGCCTGCATGATCGTGTTGCCGCTGCTGGTTCTCGGGTTCGCCATCCTGCTCCGGTTCTTTCCCCCCGACATCGACGACGTTGAAGTGGGGCTTAAATTCCTCAACGGCAAGCGTCTGGAAATGGGGAAGATCAGCTACGACGAGATTCTCACCGCCCTGGTCATGATCGCCACCGTCGGGTGCTGGATGTTCCTGGGGGAGAAGACCGGGCTCGCCGCCATCGCCATCCTGGGGGCCGCCGCGTTGTTCACCTTCAAGGTCATTTCCTGGCAGATGATCGAGGAGTACGTCAACTGGGGCATCATCCTGATGTACGGCGGCACCATCGCCCTCGCCTCCGCCCTGGAGAAGACCGGCGCGGCGGTGTGGGTGGTGAAAAAAGGGATGGGTGATCACGCGCACGCGCCGCTGGCCGTGATTGCGGTCATCTCGCTGGTGGCCATCCTGGTCACCGAGTGCATCAGCCACGCGGCGGTGGTCGCGATCCTGATGCCGGTCGGGATGGGGCTGTGCCAGACCACGGGGATGGACCCCAAGGTGATGACGCTCTCCATCGCGCTTCCGGCGGGTCTTGCCTACTGCCTCCCCATGGGGACCCCGGCCACCGCCATCGCCTATGCCTCTGGGTACCTGAAAAGCCGCGACATCATCGTGGCCGGCGCCGTGGTCATGGCCATCTCGTGGCTGCTGTTCATGGGAAGCGTGGTGTTCGTCTGGCCCGTGCTCGGGCTGAAGATATAA
- a CDS encoding VOC family protein has product MITRIDHLNIVVRDLEAATAFFALLGFTPGISSQLDTDFLEKLTGVRCAGGRFTALHHPGSDLSIELLQFDAGGAADAGTGIANRIGLRHLAFAVTDIEAEVTRLRDHGVEFIGEVQVWQKTGKKLIYFHGPEGILLELAQYPTP; this is encoded by the coding sequence ATGATAACTCGCATCGATCATCTCAACATCGTGGTCCGCGACCTCGAAGCGGCCACCGCCTTCTTCGCGCTCCTCGGATTCACCCCCGGCATCAGTTCCCAGCTCGACACGGACTTCCTCGAGAAACTGACCGGTGTACGCTGCGCTGGGGGGAGGTTCACGGCCCTGCACCATCCCGGATCGGACCTTTCCATCGAATTACTGCAATTCGATGCGGGCGGGGCCGCTGACGCCGGGACCGGCATCGCCAACCGGATCGGCCTGCGCCACCTGGCGTTCGCGGTGACCGACATCGAAGCCGAGGTGACGCGACTGCGCGACCATGGCGTCGAGTTCATCGGCGAGGTGCAGGTCTGGCAAAAGACAGGGAAGAAGCTGATCTACTTTCATGGGCCGGAAGGGATCCTGCTGGAGCTCGCCCAATATCCCACGCCGTAA
- a CDS encoding putative sensor domain DACNV-containing protein → MPIKNKTPRHLAEFVCAELRKRKAAVPGDEIIAELMETMYYSSLRTEESEPVLFHMVFLDPSQPDPKPPRNPARDRWSYIPFADPIPFTVSNVVKIAKSTDLRTSSFVIWPDQLGQLYIWGLVDQQNRFHKFLNRSAEVEVERPGVFQASVEGIGIIVVYMRYEKVAELRVNELIRHSLDLFRAGPVRDLLASGIDRFLEGVRGHIPDDIYERQGAGDELHAQQWISVLCRILLRIQKIKNGGALLISPRITPDDLNVKYGINYDRLPTSLQSNAVTKIKSDYLEQLLLGPGESRPKELSTDQFQQLRRLEKELRANKNEIDGVIWFIALLTRVDGLVVMDPNLVVRGYGVEIKNWREPDQVFIATDRMGSEAKLRPVSYNHFGTRHRSMMRYCWQNPGSLGFVISQDGEVRVMTMLGERLVMWENIKLKYYSYASKKKG, encoded by the coding sequence ATGCCGATCAAGAACAAGACCCCGCGCCATCTCGCCGAATTCGTCTGTGCCGAACTGCGCAAGCGCAAAGCCGCAGTGCCGGGCGACGAGATCATAGCCGAACTCATGGAGACCATGTACTACTCCAGCCTCCGCACCGAGGAGTCGGAGCCGGTGCTGTTCCACATGGTATTCCTCGACCCGAGCCAGCCCGACCCGAAGCCTCCGCGCAATCCCGCCCGGGACCGCTGGAGCTACATCCCGTTCGCCGACCCGATCCCCTTCACCGTCTCCAACGTGGTGAAGATCGCCAAATCCACCGACCTGCGCACCTCCTCCTTCGTGATCTGGCCCGACCAGCTGGGCCAGCTCTACATCTGGGGACTGGTCGACCAGCAAAACCGCTTCCACAAGTTCCTCAACCGCAGCGCCGAGGTCGAGGTCGAGCGCCCCGGCGTCTTCCAGGCGAGCGTGGAGGGGATCGGCATCATCGTGGTCTACATGCGCTACGAGAAGGTTGCGGAACTGAGGGTGAACGAGTTGATCCGCCACTCCCTCGACCTCTTCCGCGCGGGCCCGGTGCGGGACCTCCTCGCGTCCGGCATCGACCGTTTCCTCGAGGGGGTGCGCGGCCACATTCCGGACGACATCTATGAACGGCAGGGAGCCGGCGACGAGCTGCACGCCCAGCAGTGGATATCGGTCCTGTGCCGGATTCTGCTCCGGATCCAGAAGATCAAAAACGGCGGCGCCCTCCTGATTTCGCCGCGGATCACCCCGGACGACTTGAACGTAAAGTACGGCATCAACTACGACAGGCTCCCCACCTCGCTGCAGTCCAACGCGGTCACCAAGATCAAGTCGGATTACCTGGAGCAGCTCCTGCTCGGGCCCGGCGAATCCCGCCCGAAAGAACTGTCCACGGATCAGTTCCAGCAGTTGCGGCGCCTGGAAAAGGAACTGCGCGCCAACAAGAACGAGATCGACGGCGTGATCTGGTTCATCGCCCTGCTGACGCGGGTGGACGGTTTGGTGGTCATGGACCCCAACCTGGTGGTGCGCGGCTACGGCGTCGAGATCAAGAATTGGCGGGAGCCGGACCAGGTCTTCATCGCCACGGACCGGATGGGGAGCGAAGCCAAGCTGCGCCCCGTCAGCTACAACCACTTCGGGACCCGGCACAGGTCGATGATGCGGTACTGCTGGCAGAACCCGGGCAGTCTCGGCTTCGTCATTTCCCAGGATGGCGAGGTACGCGTCATGACCATGCTGGGCGAACGTCTGGTGATGTGGGAAAACATCAAGCTCAAGTACTACAGCTACGCATCAAAGAAAAAGGGCTGA
- a CDS encoding mucoidy inhibitor MuiA family protein — protein sequence MKIMTLPLSLLLLLGSSLAFAAETTSQTASSRITAVTVFSDSAQVTRRASIPLKAGANLVTLENMPQLMAEESLRAEGRGAGRARIAGITVKNVFLDRSKDQRVRELEDEITRLNRKVEGIEARRKALSAQRAFVDSIRVGWGERISKELSAGKPTSAELNEAVRFVGDNTGKIEEELYDAEGARKPLLEKIAALKKELEQYRSEAMKEVRSVQVAIEAERDMRFDLDLSYLVPQASWVPAYDVRLAPDGKDAALTYRAQVWQKTGEDWPQVKLTLSTASPASGGGAPELSPWRVSFFEPPRPMPYLSRSKMEMAAPAAAPAPPEKGYGAAPAEDRMEPAGFVPADVAQGQTSVQFQVAQPMDVPTDGTRSVSVIASETVPVAAEYVTVPKLSPRVYLKSTVVNRTPYPLLAGEASIFNDATFVGKSHLKTVASGEEFDLYFGSDDQVKVKREVARVKKKGGIIGGSSVTYHVTMELENYKQRPVTVSLKDQQPLPGNAEIKVAVEDAAPKPAETREDGTLVWKVELAPSEKKRVSYDLVIEYPKGRELVGLE from the coding sequence ATGAAAATCATGACTTTACCACTTTCCCTGTTGCTGCTCCTTGGCTCTTCGCTCGCGTTCGCGGCCGAGACCACCAGCCAGACCGCTTCGTCGCGGATCACCGCCGTGACGGTCTTTTCCGACAGCGCGCAGGTGACCCGCCGGGCGAGCATCCCCCTCAAGGCGGGCGCCAACCTGGTGACGCTCGAGAACATGCCCCAGCTCATGGCGGAGGAATCGCTGCGCGCCGAGGGGAGAGGGGCCGGGCGCGCCCGCATCGCGGGGATCACGGTCAAGAACGTCTTCCTCGATCGCAGCAAGGACCAGCGCGTGCGCGAACTCGAGGACGAGATCACCCGGCTGAACCGGAAGGTGGAAGGTATCGAGGCACGCCGCAAGGCCCTCTCTGCCCAGCGTGCCTTCGTGGACTCCATTCGCGTCGGCTGGGGGGAAAGGATCTCCAAGGAACTCTCCGCCGGCAAGCCCACCTCCGCCGAACTGAACGAGGCGGTGCGCTTCGTCGGTGACAACACCGGCAAGATCGAGGAGGAACTCTACGACGCGGAAGGGGCCAGGAAGCCGCTCCTGGAAAAGATCGCCGCGCTCAAGAAGGAGCTGGAGCAGTACCGTAGCGAGGCCATGAAGGAGGTGCGCTCGGTACAGGTGGCCATCGAGGCGGAGCGGGACATGAGGTTCGACCTCGACCTGAGCTACCTCGTCCCCCAGGCGAGCTGGGTCCCCGCCTACGACGTGAGGCTCGCGCCGGACGGAAAGGACGCCGCCCTCACCTATCGCGCCCAGGTCTGGCAAAAGACCGGCGAGGACTGGCCGCAGGTGAAACTGACCCTCTCCACCGCGAGCCCAGCCTCCGGCGGCGGCGCACCCGAGCTCTCCCCCTGGCGCGTCTCATTTTTCGAGCCTCCGCGCCCCATGCCGTATTTAAGCCGCAGCAAAATGGAGATGGCGGCGCCCGCGGCCGCGCCTGCGCCCCCGGAAAAAGGCTATGGTGCCGCCCCCGCCGAGGATCGCATGGAACCGGCGGGGTTCGTCCCCGCCGACGTCGCCCAGGGGCAGACCTCGGTCCAGTTCCAGGTGGCGCAGCCGATGGACGTGCCAACCGACGGTACCCGTTCGGTCAGCGTCATCGCCTCCGAGACCGTTCCCGTCGCCGCCGAATATGTGACCGTGCCCAAGCTCTCCCCCCGGGTCTACCTGAAATCCACCGTGGTCAACCGCACCCCCTATCCGCTTCTGGCCGGGGAAGCCAGCATCTTCAACGACGCGACCTTCGTCGGTAAAAGCCATTTGAAGACGGTCGCTTCCGGCGAGGAGTTCGACCTTTACTTCGGCAGTGACGACCAGGTGAAGGTGAAGCGCGAAGTGGCGCGGGTGAAGAAGAAAGGCGGCATCATCGGCGGCAGCAGCGTCACCTACCACGTCACCATGGAGCTTGAGAACTACAAGCAGCGCCCCGTGACCGTGTCCCTCAAGGACCAGCAGCCGCTGCCGGGGAACGCCGAGATCAAGGTCGCCGTTGAAGATGCCGCGCCCAAACCCGCCGAGACCAGGGAAGACGGGACCCTGGTGTGGAAGGTCGAACTGGCCCCGTCTGAGAAGAAGAGGGTTTCCTACGACCTGGTTATCGAATATCCCAAGGGGAGGGAGCTGGTCGGGCTCGAATAG